Proteins encoded together in one uncultured Desulfosarcina sp. window:
- a CDS encoding DNRLRE domain-containing protein, protein MRRFHLFLLFSILFLFTFSNYALAGSVDVGSSADAQVVEGNSSTNYGSTNYMYVGSGTSYEDERIWVKFDLSGELPEGATITSAKLLLYCWKADGPTTIEATAHASSDDTWTEAGITWDDQPSFTSTPLDSQTLTAGDEDRWFTWDVTSHVQAEYSGNSGDDVVTLVVKAATEDQSSASSYGFDGKEYSSSIAPRLRIEYTGEWPQTNNFKIFHVNDAHSRLVPHDFDFPGQDDFPVLEKAGGAAYLATKMLELKAANPNSLILDAGDVSEGSPLGDLRGNGGALDFFNALDAQLKALSENGRGIDAMVVGNHDVRFESYIANMKAASFPIISMNICEEGTTTPYFDPYTVVTLNNGVKVGILGYTTDESSYLGEETEGLLDVVTAVWDDDDDGTINIKDYVETLRTTEGCDVVVLLSHIGHSRIVSGSDALIEDSGGVDPPEVVVSGHWHTWDEKAWQPAQLNYKTTLVEAASYLQYIGELEVTGDGKYVDATKHAIRCSEITPNAAVTNVIDTLIAEYNAASPTYQLDQVIGYSATDLLLDKDKWWTVSEYPWNATNAVGAWITDAMAWKLNANSITADLAIQTGGSIRRDVPKGAITYTEIYEAYPWQDDEMVQVQMTGQQIWDFIQADYCGTSISDGWKVTAEDGTITKITYNGSDIGLSTTYNVIISDYMVEHEGDISFSDPVYTGYSIRQSVIDYTAQYTEASPMYPNGIEDRYDLDTELAGGFRAVVLFVADSENQPYHEDGFIRLLSATDETLLRRGKYGLSELVNSDGSINKEHQFSETMLYRGHLGFLDGKYQNGDIIEIWGEGGFYQGVPEFVSEEGIVSDGVEINVVGHDESLALPEYMPNFAAFWDEWHENHYVKLYVQKTGDNTVVDSDGETQTIYQADAYDTKTLPGEVGDVLELTGVQTTEEYTSCRFRCHTAVLASDQGVTSYPATSAVDAISSTTMTDSSITLTATASDVGASGNGTVVVTATDDSYVVEGSSSSNKGSYTNMYLQSSASSSYGNERIWVKFDLDGKVPTGATVTSATLSMYQWWTSGQGADMDASAHGSSDNSWDEGSITWDTQPSFESTADDTVTLTQGNAQWYKWSVNTYVQNEVTSGDDIISFVVKPATEDASTTTTYNFDAKEYSSGSYAPSLEVSYEVEDGSEEDVEPVSVAFYYRYSAVGVTWGAWTSIGTDSDSSDAWSISFSYPSGYGYYEFYSVATDADGNVEDAPIKADASVRYVSGSNTAASVTPADSIADGTIGTGENVWLSVAVNDSDNDAVDVCFYAENGTEIGCVENVASGQTASVAWTGLDDATTCGWYAVVNDGTESSTSATWSFTTTNTSPSVDSSSSDPGTTQATLSVTVSDADSSQTLDVYFYDESGTLIGSATGVASGDSASVAWPGLSANTEYSWYVVVDDGIESVESETWTFNTSAGASIPSVPAMDVFGMLATIASLLLAGAVWIRRQQS, encoded by the coding sequence ATGCGCCGTTTCCATTTGTTCTTGCTCTTTTCAATTCTGTTTCTATTCACTTTTTCAAATTATGCCCTTGCCGGCTCGGTGGACGTGGGCTCGTCCGCCGATGCCCAGGTCGTAGAGGGGAATTCATCCACCAATTACGGCAGCACCAATTATATGTATGTGGGCAGCGGCACCAGTTATGAAGACGAACGCATCTGGGTCAAGTTCGACCTTTCGGGAGAACTTCCCGAAGGCGCCACCATCACCTCGGCCAAGCTGCTCCTTTATTGCTGGAAGGCCGACGGCCCGACCACCATCGAGGCCACGGCTCATGCCTCCAGTGACGATACCTGGACGGAAGCCGGCATCACCTGGGATGACCAACCCTCCTTTACATCCACGCCTCTGGACAGCCAGACCCTGACGGCCGGCGACGAGGACCGCTGGTTCACCTGGGATGTCACCAGTCATGTGCAAGCCGAATACAGCGGGAACAGCGGGGACGATGTAGTCACCCTGGTGGTCAAGGCCGCCACGGAAGACCAGAGCAGCGCCAGCAGCTACGGGTTTGACGGCAAGGAGTACTCCTCCTCCATCGCCCCCCGTCTGCGTATCGAATATACGGGAGAATGGCCCCAGACCAACAACTTCAAAATTTTCCATGTGAACGACGCCCATTCGCGTCTGGTACCCCACGACTTCGATTTCCCGGGACAGGACGATTTCCCGGTTCTGGAAAAGGCGGGTGGTGCGGCCTATCTTGCCACCAAGATGTTGGAGTTGAAAGCGGCCAACCCCAATTCCCTGATCCTTGACGCCGGCGACGTTTCCGAAGGCAGCCCCCTGGGCGACCTGCGCGGCAATGGCGGAGCCCTGGATTTCTTCAATGCGTTGGATGCGCAATTGAAGGCCCTGAGTGAGAACGGCCGCGGCATCGACGCCATGGTGGTCGGCAACCACGATGTACGCTTTGAAAGCTACATCGCCAACATGAAGGCTGCCAGCTTCCCGATCATTTCCATGAACATCTGTGAAGAAGGCACCACGACGCCGTACTTCGATCCCTATACGGTCGTTACCCTGAACAACGGGGTCAAGGTAGGCATCCTGGGGTACACCACCGACGAATCCTCCTACCTTGGCGAGGAAACCGAGGGCCTTCTCGACGTGGTCACGGCGGTGTGGGACGATGACGATGACGGCACCATTAATATTAAGGATTATGTAGAAACGCTTCGCACCACCGAAGGCTGCGACGTGGTGGTCCTTTTGTCTCACATCGGCCACAGCCGCATCGTATCGGGCAGCGACGCCCTGATCGAGGATTCGGGCGGTGTCGACCCACCTGAAGTGGTCGTTTCGGGGCACTGGCACACCTGGGACGAGAAAGCCTGGCAGCCGGCCCAGCTCAACTACAAAACCACCCTGGTGGAGGCGGCCTCCTACCTGCAATATATCGGCGAGCTTGAAGTGACCGGGGATGGCAAATACGTTGACGCCACCAAACACGCCATTCGCTGCTCCGAAATCACCCCCAACGCCGCCGTAACCAACGTGATCGATACGCTCATCGCTGAATACAATGCTGCTTCGCCAACCTACCAACTCGATCAGGTCATCGGCTATTCGGCCACCGACCTGCTACTGGACAAAGACAAATGGTGGACGGTGAGCGAATACCCCTGGAACGCCACCAACGCGGTGGGCGCCTGGATCACCGACGCCATGGCCTGGAAACTGAACGCAAACAGTATTACCGCCGATCTGGCCATCCAGACGGGCGGCAGCATCCGCCGGGACGTTCCCAAGGGCGCGATCACCTATACCGAGATATACGAGGCCTACCCCTGGCAGGATGACGAGATGGTCCAGGTGCAGATGACCGGCCAGCAGATCTGGGATTTCATCCAAGCCGATTACTGCGGAACTTCCATATCCGACGGCTGGAAGGTAACAGCCGAAGATGGCACCATCACCAAGATCACCTATAACGGATCGGACATCGGTCTCTCCACCACCTACAACGTAATCATCAGTGACTACATGGTGGAGCACGAGGGAGACATCTCCTTTTCCGATCCGGTATACACGGGCTATTCCATCCGTCAGTCGGTAATCGACTACACGGCGCAGTACACCGAAGCAAGCCCCATGTATCCGAACGGCATCGAAGACCGCTACGATCTGGATACGGAACTGGCCGGCGGCTTCAGAGCCGTAGTGCTGTTCGTCGCCGATTCCGAAAACCAGCCTTACCACGAAGACGGCTTCATCCGCCTGCTGTCTGCCACCGACGAAACCCTTCTGCGCCGGGGCAAATACGGCCTGAGCGAATTGGTCAATTCCGATGGCTCCATCAATAAGGAACACCAGTTCTCGGAAACCATGCTCTACCGCGGCCATCTGGGTTTTCTGGACGGCAAGTACCAGAATGGAGACATCATTGAAATTTGGGGCGAGGGCGGATTCTACCAGGGCGTGCCGGAGTTTGTCAGCGAGGAAGGCATCGTTTCGGACGGCGTCGAGATCAATGTCGTCGGCCACGACGAAAGCCTGGCCCTGCCCGAGTACATGCCCAACTTCGCCGCCTTCTGGGACGAATGGCACGAAAACCATTACGTGAAACTTTATGTGCAAAAAACCGGCGATAACACGGTGGTAGATTCCGACGGCGAAACCCAGACCATCTACCAGGCCGACGCCTATGACACCAAGACCCTGCCTGGCGAGGTTGGCGACGTTTTGGAACTGACCGGCGTACAGACAACAGAGGAATATACCAGTTGCCGGTTCCGTTGCCATACGGCAGTTCTCGCCTCGGATCAGGGGGTCACGAGCTATCCGGCAACCAGCGCGGTAGACGCCATCAGTTCGACTACGATGACCGATTCCTCGATCACGCTGACGGCCACAGCTTCCGACGTAGGCGCCTCCGGCAATGGCACGGTGGTTGTGACGGCCACGGACGACAGCTATGTTGTTGAAGGTTCTTCCAGTTCCAACAAGGGCTCCTACACGAACATGTATCTACAGAGTTCCGCCAGCAGCTCATATGGCAACGAACGTATCTGGGTGAAGTTCGATCTGGACGGCAAGGTGCCGACCGGCGCCACCGTAACCTCTGCTACCTTGAGCATGTATCAATGGTGGACCTCCGGCCAGGGTGCCGATATGGATGCCTCGGCCCACGGAAGCTCGGACAATTCCTGGGATGAGGGTTCCATTACCTGGGACACCCAGCCCTCCTTCGAGTCCACCGCCGATGACACCGTGACGCTCACTCAAGGAAATGCTCAATGGTATAAGTGGAGCGTGAACACCTATGTCCAAAACGAAGTGACGTCCGGGGACGATATCATCTCGTTCGTTGTCAAGCCTGCAACCGAAGATGCCAGCACTACCACCACCTATAACTTCGATGCCAAAGAGTACTCCAGCGGATCTTACGCACCTTCACTCGAAGTCTCCTACGAAGTCGAAGACGGCAGCGAGGAAGATGTCGAACCGGTAAGTGTGGCATTCTATTACCGCTATTCCGCGGTTGGTGTGACCTGGGGCGCCTGGACGTCCATCGGAACGGACTCCGATTCCTCCGATGCCTGGTCGATCAGCTTCAGCTATCCGAGCGGGTACGGCTATTACGAATTCTATTCCGTGGCAACCGACGCGGACGGCAATGTGGAGGATGCGCCGATCAAGGCCGACGCCTCGGTGCGCTACGTTTCCGGGTCGAACACCGCAGCCAGCGTGACCCCGGCCGACAGTATCGCCGACGGCACGATCGGAACCGGCGAAAATGTCTGGCTTAGCGTGGCCGTTAATGACAGTGACAACGATGCGGTGGATGTGTGCTTTTACGCTGAAAACGGCACAGAAATCGGCTGCGTGGAAAACGTGGCCTCCGGCCAGACCGCATCGGTGGCCTGGACCGGCCTGGACGATGCGACTACCTGCGGCTGGTACGCGGTTGTCAATGACGGGACGGAATCATCCACCTCGGCCACCTGGTCGTTTACCACGACAAATACATCGCCTTCAGTGGACAGCAGTTCATCCGACCCTGGTACAACCCAAGCCACGTTGAGTGTGACCGTCAGCGATGCGGACAGCAGCCAGACGCTGGATGTCTATTTTTATGACGAATCCGGCACCCTGATCGGTTCCGCGACAGGTGTTGCCTCGGGTGACAGTGCCAGCGTGGCTTGGCCGGGCCTGAGCGCCAACACAGAATACAGTTGGTACGTCGTTGTGGATGACGGCATCGAGAGCGTAGAATCCGAAACCTGGACCTTCAACACGTCAGCGGGCGCGTCCATACCGTCGGTGCCGGCCATGGATGTTTTCGGCATGCTGGCTACCATCGCATCCCTGTTGCTGGCAGGCGCTGTTTGGATCAGGCGTCAGCAGTCATAA
- a CDS encoding VPLPA-CTERM sorting domain-containing protein: protein MKRIVSLLAAFLVVGVVSTAQADVIGYTGFENPVSSGTSYGSRYTQIGTVGEALPNQTGTIVNWTSTGDELGFTTYLTSGSGPLGSDESSGDYIGVVNYYNNNGSGSYEAEDVDDEIQLRLDTVDLTDYVDVTVSAYLKTYLSSYNTGYEAADYVSMTVVTDVGTYTLFEADGDELNDLTTANGYSYIFYDVVLSDDATWAQFILTVHTNGSYEGVQLDDVYIEGTYSPVPVPAAVWLLGSGLLGLIGIRRRNA, encoded by the coding sequence ATGAAACGGATCGTATCTTTGTTGGCTGCCTTTTTAGTGGTTGGCGTGGTTTCCACTGCCCAGGCGGATGTTATCGGCTATACCGGGTTTGAAAACCCGGTGAGTTCGGGCACTTCTTATGGTAGCAGGTATACGCAAATCGGAACCGTTGGCGAAGCCCTTCCCAACCAGACCGGAACCATCGTCAACTGGACCAGTACCGGTGATGAACTCGGATTCACCACTTACTTGACCAGCGGCAGTGGGCCGTTGGGTTCTGACGAAAGTTCGGGTGACTACATTGGTGTCGTCAACTACTACAACAACAACGGTAGCGGTTCCTATGAAGCTGAGGATGTGGATGACGAGATCCAACTGCGGTTGGACACTGTTGACTTGACCGATTATGTCGATGTGACTGTAAGTGCCTATCTCAAGACGTACCTTTCGTCCTACAACACAGGTTATGAAGCGGCTGATTACGTATCCATGACCGTTGTTACCGACGTCGGGACATATACGTTGTTTGAAGCCGATGGCGATGAACTAAATGATCTTACCACCGCCAATGGCTATAGCTACATTTTTTACGATGTGGTTCTGTCAGACGATGCAACCTGGGCTCAATTTATTCTTACCGTCCACACAAACGGTAGCTATGAAGGCGTTCAATTGGATGACGTCTATATCGAAGGCACATACTCTCCGGTTCCCGTCCCCGCCGCAGTCTGGCTGCTGGGATCCGGTCTGCTTGGCCTGATCGGCATTCGCAGAAGAAACGCATAA
- a CDS encoding glycosyltransferase — MRIDLHVHSKHSKRPSQWILKKIGTPESFTEPLQLYDIAKRRGMTHVTITDHNSIGGALEIAHLPGTFVSEEVTSYFPEDGCKLHVLALDITEAQHEEIQKLRPSIYDLTAYFRQENIFNIIAHPLYAVNDRMTLEHFEQLLLLFRNFELNGARNSRENLTIKTVLNSLTPEDIERLADKHGTTPAFENPHQKRLFGGSDDHSSLNIAKTYTEFIGDHKTSVSLAAMRAESAVVHADAPSPQTMAHNLYGIAWQFFRHKFNLGRYAGKDPLVRFLDRSLTMEDETHPGMLSRVYFFFRAHKRKRVKHPLSDSLATLLRHETQKLIEENPHLAAPGKDNEQSPEEQWFSFVNTLSNRVTVHFGNHLLDHLSGANVFNIFQSIGSAGGLYTLLAPYFVAFSQFTMGRDLGIRIREEFGVQKKLGDTNLADDTHVAHFTDTFYEINGVALTLQQQVHQATAANHHYTLITCDDENRPPQKGVKNFAPIGTYDLPEYEQQRIFYPPLLEMLDYCHREGFNHIHTATPGPIGLAALAVARFLRVPISGTYHTAIPQYVQILTGSSFMEEIAWKFVLWYYDQLDLIYAPSQSTKDELVDKGISADKIKLYPRGIDTQRFNPSKRNGFFKKWNCSEQQVKLLYVGRVSKEKNLHLLAQAYRRLLQDSRNVVLTIVGEGPYLEEMQAEMADLPCIFTGRLEGEDLAEAYASSDLFVFPSTTDTFGNVVLEAQASGIPVIVTDQGGPMENILPGKTGLIAEADSEQAILDSMRLLVSDHERRSAMGLEARKYMRNRSFESAFDETWKMFGTLNANKVAAAG, encoded by the coding sequence ATGCGGATCGATCTCCATGTACATTCCAAGCATTCCAAACGGCCATCTCAGTGGATACTGAAGAAAATCGGCACCCCCGAAAGTTTCACCGAACCGCTGCAATTGTATGACATTGCAAAACGGCGGGGCATGACCCATGTGACCATCACCGATCACAACAGCATCGGCGGGGCCCTGGAAATTGCCCATCTGCCGGGGACCTTCGTCAGCGAGGAAGTAACCAGCTATTTCCCCGAAGACGGCTGCAAGCTGCATGTGCTGGCCCTGGACATCACCGAGGCCCAGCATGAGGAGATCCAGAAACTGCGTCCCAGCATCTACGATCTTACGGCCTATTTTCGCCAGGAAAACATCTTCAACATCATCGCCCACCCTCTGTATGCGGTCAACGACCGGATGACGCTGGAGCACTTCGAACAACTGCTCCTGCTTTTCCGGAACTTCGAATTGAACGGCGCCCGCAACAGTCGTGAGAACCTGACGATTAAAACCGTTCTCAACAGCCTCACTCCCGAAGACATCGAGCGCCTGGCCGACAAACACGGCACTACGCCGGCATTTGAGAATCCTCATCAGAAACGCCTTTTCGGAGGGTCGGACGACCACAGTTCCCTGAATATCGCCAAGACCTACACCGAATTCATCGGAGACCACAAAACCTCGGTCTCCCTTGCCGCCATGCGGGCCGAGTCGGCTGTCGTTCACGCCGATGCGCCCTCCCCCCAGACCATGGCCCACAACCTCTACGGCATCGCCTGGCAGTTCTTCCGTCATAAATTCAATCTCGGGCGCTATGCCGGCAAGGATCCGCTGGTCCGCTTTTTGGACCGGTCCTTGACCATGGAGGACGAAACCCATCCCGGCATGCTCTCACGGGTCTATTTCTTCTTCCGCGCCCATAAGCGCAAACGGGTCAAGCACCCCCTGTCGGATTCCCTGGCCACGCTCTTGCGCCATGAAACCCAGAAACTGATCGAAGAGAACCCCCATCTGGCGGCTCCCGGAAAGGACAATGAGCAGTCACCCGAGGAGCAATGGTTCTCTTTTGTCAATACGCTTTCCAACCGCGTTACGGTCCATTTCGGCAACCACCTGCTGGACCACCTCTCCGGCGCCAATGTGTTCAATATTTTCCAATCCATCGGCTCGGCAGGCGGCCTGTATACCTTGCTGGCACCCTACTTCGTGGCGTTTTCCCAGTTCACCATGGGCCGCGATTTAGGCATCCGAATCCGTGAGGAGTTCGGTGTCCAGAAGAAGCTTGGCGATACCAACCTTGCCGACGACACCCATGTGGCCCACTTCACGGATACCTTTTATGAAATCAACGGCGTAGCCCTGACCCTTCAGCAGCAGGTGCACCAGGCCACCGCCGCCAATCACCACTACACCCTGATTACCTGCGACGACGAAAACCGGCCGCCGCAGAAAGGGGTCAAGAATTTCGCACCCATCGGCACGTATGACCTGCCGGAATACGAACAACAGAGGATTTTCTACCCACCGCTGCTGGAAATGCTCGACTACTGCCACCGGGAAGGGTTCAACCACATCCATACGGCCACGCCGGGCCCCATCGGATTGGCGGCCCTGGCCGTGGCCCGGTTCCTGCGGGTGCCGATCTCGGGAACCTACCATACGGCCATTCCCCAGTATGTACAGATTCTCACAGGCAGTTCCTTTATGGAAGAAATAGCCTGGAAATTCGTCCTCTGGTATTATGATCAGTTGGATCTGATCTACGCGCCGTCCCAGAGCACCAAGGACGAGTTGGTGGACAAGGGCATCAGCGCCGACAAAATCAAGCTCTACCCCCGCGGCATCGATACGCAGCGTTTCAATCCGTCCAAACGCAACGGCTTTTTCAAGAAGTGGAACTGCAGTGAGCAGCAGGTCAAACTGCTCTATGTGGGACGGGTTTCCAAGGAGAAAAACCTCCACCTGCTGGCCCAGGCCTATCGAAGGCTGCTTCAGGACAGCCGGAATGTGGTGCTAACCATTGTTGGAGAAGGCCCCTACCTGGAGGAGATGCAGGCGGAAATGGCCGATCTGCCCTGTATTTTCACGGGCCGCCTGGAAGGCGAGGATCTGGCCGAGGCTTACGCTTCCAGCGATCTTTTTGTTTTCCCCAGCACTACGGACACCTTCGGCAACGTCGTTCTGGAAGCCCAGGCCTCGGGCATTCCGGTGATCGTTACCGATCAGGGCGGCCCCATGGAGAACATCCTGCCCGGTAAAACCGGCCTGATTGCAGAAGCGGACAGCGAACAGGCGATTCTCGACTCCATGCGCTTGCTGGTCTCCGATCACGAGCGCCGCTCGGCCATGGGCCTGGAAGCGCGCAAATACATGCGAAACCGGTCTTTCGAGTCCGCTTTCGACGAGACCTGGAAAATGTTCGGGACGCTTAATGCTAACAAGGTAGCTGCGGCCGGATAA